One genomic segment of Panicum virgatum strain AP13 chromosome 2N, P.virgatum_v5, whole genome shotgun sequence includes these proteins:
- the LOC120662501 gene encoding uncharacterized protein LOC120662501 produces the protein MKRSIDFWMAPKKSSKGKGVAAEPIHEEGWVANEEAAGEKNDREHSPTPSADIEAEHLKGVRSVVRKRNSSSQPTSNSPAAKMPWTSASGDDAMVRQTVPSTIVDPSKGTETTLLASSSNVDNGRNMGSQVVIVKPTRKFGMRRLALTRAPTGETEDDSAPKSVVEKPLSTPEMSGREAEDMVDAMLRNSPLPDAERSDERLPQGSGSDKLPEEEGSEKLPEGGDEKLPEDTPTGNTVGRIEDVPKKAISEVRASASQDSSGTVVPQEKLKLAFKLLGEVLGQEGGNAQDESKLNALREVSENARVREGCPSREDQEALQGQERGRVLAGLHFLKDEEACAGMRKLEEGL, from the exons ATGAAGCGCTCCATTGATTTCTGGATGGCTCCGAAGAAGTCGAGCAAGGGCAAGGGTGTGGCTGCGGAGCCaatccatgaagaaggatgggtTGCAA ACGAAGAGGCAGCTGGGGAGAAGAATGACAGAGAACACAGCCCCACTCCTAGTGCGGATATCGAGGCCGAGCATCTGAAGGGTGTGCGGTCTGTGGTGAGGAAGCGTAATAGCTCTTCTCAACCAACCAGCAATAG TCCGGCGGCAAAAATGCCATGGACttcagcatctggggatgatgctatGGTGAGACAAACCGTCCCTTCCACCATAGTGGACCCATCAAAGGGGACTGAGACTACTCTACTAGCGAGTAGTTCCAATGTAGATAATGGCAGAAATATGGGTAGCCAGGTTGTCATTGTGAAACCTACCCGAAAGTTTGGCATGAGGAGGCTTGCCCTGACAAGGGCCCCTAC TGGGGAAACTGAAGACGATTCAGCCCCCAAGTCGGTAGTGGAGAAGCCCCTGAGTACTCCGGAGATGAGTGGTCGCGAGGCAGAGGACATGGTGGATGCCATGCTTCGAAATTCTCCACTTCCGGATGCCGAGAGGAGCGATGAAAGGCTCCCGCAAGGTAGTGGAAGCGACAAGCTTCCAGAGGAGGAGGGTAGCGAGAAGCTTCCAGAGGGAGGCGATGAGAAGCTGCCTGAAGACACCCCTACAG GGAATACTGTGGGGAGGATTGAAGATGTGCCAAAAAAGGCAATTTCTGAGGTGCGGGCGAGTGCTTCCCAGGATTCATCGGGAACTGTCGTGCCGCAAGAAAAGCTAAAGCTTGCTTTCAAGCTACtgggg GAGGTGTTAGGGCAGGAGGGTGGGAACGCCCAGGATGAATCAAAGCTAAATGCTCTGAGAGAAGTGAGTGAAAATGCTCGTGTTCGAGAAGGATGCCCTTCACGAGAAGATCAAGAAGCTCTCCAaggccaagaaag AGGAAGGGTACTTGCTGGTTTGCACTTTTTGAAGGACGAAGAAGCATGTGCTGGGATGCGgaagttggaagaagggctgtaa